One genomic segment of Halomarina pelagica includes these proteins:
- a CDS encoding M24 family metallopeptidase — MSRAPFDSEEYERRIARTRERMAEADLDAIVVSDPANMNYLTGYDGWSFYVHQGVVVTRNRDEPVWIGREMDANGARATTRLDEESIVAYSDDHVHSPHDLHPMDAFATVLSDLGVDDGRIGLEMDAYYFTAKSYTRLRENLPEASFEDATLLVNWVRVKKSERELEYMRQAARISENAMRAGLDAVEEGVPEYEVAEAIYSALVDGTDEYGGDYPAIVPLMPSGDHTGTPHLTWTDRPFEDGDPVIVELSGCRHRYHSPLARTAFVGDPPAEIEETAEVVVEGMEAALDAVEPGVTCEAVERAWRDTVAKYGIEKGDRIGYSMGLGYPPDWGEHTASLRPGDETVLEENMTFHTIPGLWFDDFGVELSETFRVTSNGAEPLADFPRRLFSV, encoded by the coding sequence ATGTCCCGAGCACCCTTCGACAGCGAGGAGTACGAGCGGCGGATCGCCCGGACGAGAGAGCGGATGGCCGAGGCGGACCTGGACGCGATCGTGGTGAGCGACCCAGCGAACATGAACTACCTCACCGGATACGACGGCTGGTCGTTCTACGTCCACCAGGGCGTCGTCGTCACCCGGAACCGCGACGAACCCGTCTGGATCGGCCGGGAGATGGACGCCAACGGCGCGCGGGCGACGACCCGCCTCGACGAGGAGAGCATCGTCGCGTACAGCGACGACCACGTCCACTCGCCGCACGACCTCCACCCGATGGACGCCTTCGCGACGGTGCTCTCTGATCTCGGCGTGGACGACGGCCGGATCGGACTGGAGATGGACGCGTACTACTTCACCGCGAAGTCGTACACGCGCCTGCGGGAGAACCTGCCGGAGGCGTCGTTCGAGGACGCGACGCTGCTGGTCAACTGGGTGCGCGTGAAGAAATCGGAGCGGGAACTCGAGTACATGCGTCAGGCCGCCCGGATCTCCGAGAACGCGATGCGGGCAGGCCTCGACGCCGTCGAGGAGGGGGTCCCCGAGTACGAGGTCGCCGAGGCCATCTACTCGGCGCTCGTCGACGGGACCGACGAGTACGGCGGCGACTACCCCGCCATCGTCCCGCTCATGCCGTCGGGCGATCACACCGGCACGCCGCACCTGACCTGGACCGACCGCCCGTTCGAGGACGGCGATCCGGTCATCGTCGAACTGTCGGGGTGTCGCCACCGGTATCACTCGCCGCTCGCCCGGACTGCGTTCGTCGGCGATCCCCCGGCGGAGATCGAGGAGACCGCCGAGGTCGTCGTCGAGGGGATGGAGGCGGCGCTGGACGCGGTCGAACCCGGGGTCACCTGCGAGGCGGTCGAGCGCGCCTGGCGGGACACCGTGGCGAAGTACGGCATCGAGAAGGGCGACCGCATCGGCTACTCCATGGGGCTGGGGTACCCGCCGGACTGGGGCGAGCACACCGCGAGCCTCCGCCCCGGCGACGAGACGGTCCTGGAGGAGAACATGACGTTCCACACCATCCCGGGGCTGTGGTTCGACGACTTCGGGGTGGAGCTGAGCGAGACGTTCCGCGTCACGTCGAACGGTGCCGAACCGCTCGCCGACTTCCCCCGGCGGTTGTTCAGCGTCTGA
- a CDS encoding tyrosine-type recombinase/integrase, producing the protein MTYRWTTRDLDDLERFYWTEVAPAMEADDRDPERDRPPYAWMVEHGFSGFIKALRRDHGLTPGEFYDRLDVGREGDEDYWGIDHDPTRRTLDGYVDELRDRRGHPRTTVLPIRSRLKKYVRLYADVHGTSNLLGALLEERDRPDEIDRALAVFDVLHEVLGTTASKFKYLEDVRRFYDYLVDAGRAVYNPLERMENRFGWDRPEWDNPALSADDVRALYGACETLEERLLVVGLAGWGLRPSELCALRVDQLVLDPSEGRPYIAFGDGERKNGPGTVALLVGVGELRRRVASLDEGARGYLFPSATAAGGHVVTDTVRGRFAALAERADVTVAGETPTPKMGRRFWYSLYGDAVRRLVDRYAPIAADQGSSDPGVVLDNYLSEAERRKHRRDAMQDALTGVLGDGRSAV; encoded by the coding sequence ATGACCTATCGCTGGACCACCCGGGATCTCGACGACCTCGAACGGTTCTACTGGACCGAGGTCGCGCCGGCGATGGAGGCGGACGACCGCGATCCGGAACGCGACCGCCCGCCGTACGCGTGGATGGTCGAGCACGGCTTCTCGGGGTTCATCAAGGCCCTCCGGCGCGATCACGGGCTCACGCCGGGGGAGTTCTACGATCGCCTCGACGTGGGACGCGAGGGGGACGAAGACTACTGGGGTATCGATCACGATCCGACTCGGCGGACGCTCGACGGCTACGTCGACGAGCTGCGCGACCGGCGCGGCCACCCCCGGACGACCGTCCTGCCGATTCGGTCCCGGTTGAAGAAGTACGTCCGACTCTACGCGGACGTCCACGGGACGTCGAACCTCCTCGGCGCGTTGCTGGAGGAGCGCGACCGGCCCGACGAGATCGACCGGGCGCTCGCCGTCTTCGACGTGCTCCACGAGGTCCTCGGGACGACCGCCTCGAAGTTCAAGTACCTCGAGGACGTCCGGCGGTTCTACGACTACCTCGTCGACGCCGGTCGCGCCGTCTACAACCCGCTCGAGCGCATGGAGAACCGCTTCGGCTGGGATCGCCCGGAGTGGGACAACCCCGCGCTCTCGGCGGACGACGTTCGGGCGTTGTACGGGGCGTGCGAGACGCTCGAGGAGCGTCTGCTCGTCGTCGGTCTCGCGGGGTGGGGGCTTCGCCCCTCGGAGCTGTGCGCGCTTCGCGTCGACCAGCTCGTGCTCGACCCGTCCGAGGGGCGACCGTACATCGCGTTCGGCGACGGCGAGCGGAAGAACGGTCCGGGGACGGTCGCGCTCCTCGTCGGCGTCGGTGAACTGCGACGGCGCGTCGCGTCGCTCGACGAGGGGGCGCGGGGATACCTGTTCCCCTCCGCAACGGCGGCGGGCGGCCACGTCGTGACGGACACCGTTCGCGGCCGCTTCGCCGCGCTCGCAGAGCGGGCCGACGTGACCGTCGCCGGCGAGACGCCGACGCCGAAGATGGGCCGTCGGTTCTGGTACTCGCTCTACGGCGACGCCGTCCGGCGACTCGTCGATCGCTACGCGCCGATCGCCGCCGATCAGGGGAGTTCCGACCCGGGGGTCGTGCTCGACAACTACCTCTCCGAGGCCGAACGCAGGAAACACCGGCGGGACGCCATGCAGGACGCGTTGACCGGCGTACTCGGTGACGGTCGCTCCGCGGTCTGA
- a CDS encoding halocyanin domain-containing protein — protein MAAQSSGEPEYGGWFENTGNYDGTVDGTGREEVRITVGAKGNGGHFAFDPPAVRIDPGTTVVWEWSGKGGAHNVAAENGDFESEMTDEAGHTFERTVERRGIVKYACVPHEAMGMKGALVVGGAGTGSPPNADLADTLAIGGGIGLAGALFAVFALGTRSEARKRRRNADR, from the coding sequence GTGGCGGCGCAGTCATCCGGCGAACCGGAGTACGGGGGCTGGTTCGAAAACACCGGGAACTACGACGGCACCGTCGACGGAACCGGCCGAGAGGAGGTGAGGATCACCGTCGGGGCGAAGGGAAACGGGGGGCACTTCGCGTTCGATCCGCCGGCGGTCCGGATCGATCCCGGAACGACTGTCGTGTGGGAGTGGTCCGGGAAGGGGGGCGCACACAACGTCGCCGCCGAGAACGGGGACTTCGAGAGCGAGATGACCGACGAGGCCGGCCACACGTTCGAACGGACGGTCGAGCGCCGGGGGATCGTCAAATACGCCTGCGTCCCCCACGAGGCGATGGGGATGAAGGGGGCGCTCGTCGTCGGCGGTGCGGGCACGGGCAGCCCGCCGAACGCCGATCTCGCGGACACCCTCGCCATCGGCGGGGGGATCGGACTCGCCGGCGCACTGTTCGCGGTGTTCGCGCTCGGCACGCGTAGCGAGGCGCGGAAACGCCGACGAAACGCCGATCGGTGA
- a CDS encoding ABC transporter substrate-binding protein: protein MTKDDQGGTAGGLSRRGLVKVLGATGIAGALAGCGGRRAASDNGGGGGGGDGSTDTALTFAQWAVPQDSQYNPWNSKNFAEPRRMLWDRFMRYNIAEQKFYPYAISDWTFDDDSATLTVRDGLSWHDGTPVSATDVVNQLKLDMYTGGSLQQYVDDIAEAVTKRDEKTVEIALNQKLNEQILLSYLQPKRLIAKDSVYGEYVKRADEAGGEEARSKVISELQTTAITDPVGNGPFKFEDADSQRTLLTKYEDHPDAGNINFPKMEYLYMPTNQKRWNALINDRTDGSATLFMPANKLKQLPEHTHVGLIPRHWGLGLVFNFRNEHLAKPEVRKALAYVIDRKSVAKNSGAGTDSKLPVKYPSGLTGQFSGAIEDRWLKGVADTFEKYQPDPAKATELLESAGYAKEGGTWKDGSGAALQLDISAPAGFTDWVAGAKTVTSQLSSFGIKSQLNAQDTSTYWGKVYTNHEFTIGLQGWADYDNSYPYFHFDFLFNSTDANDYWKVPERFEVPPLSDPSGEPRSVTPGELVTTLTESSGEAALKQIQELAWITNQTLPVLPLQEKLAQTFLTSDDWNVPPADSEKIQLYWPTEWLPRTGDWTAKQG, encoded by the coding sequence ATGACGAAAGATGACCAAGGAGGAACCGCCGGCGGACTGAGCCGGCGTGGTCTCGTGAAGGTCCTCGGAGCGACCGGGATCGCGGGCGCACTGGCGGGCTGTGGGGGCCGTCGCGCGGCGAGCGACAACGGTGGCGGCGGCGGGGGCGGCGACGGATCGACCGACACGGCGCTGACGTTCGCCCAGTGGGCGGTTCCGCAGGACTCCCAGTACAACCCCTGGAACAGCAAGAACTTCGCCGAACCGCGCCGCATGCTGTGGGACCGGTTCATGCGCTACAATATCGCCGAGCAGAAGTTCTACCCGTACGCGATCTCGGACTGGACGTTCGACGACGACTCGGCGACGTTGACGGTCCGAGACGGCCTCTCGTGGCACGACGGGACGCCCGTGTCCGCGACGGACGTCGTCAACCAGCTGAAACTGGACATGTACACCGGCGGGTCGCTGCAACAGTACGTCGACGACATCGCTGAGGCGGTGACGAAGCGGGACGAGAAGACCGTCGAGATCGCCCTGAATCAGAAGCTCAACGAGCAGATCCTCCTGTCGTACCTCCAGCCGAAGCGGCTGATCGCGAAGGACAGCGTCTACGGGGAGTACGTGAAGCGGGCCGACGAGGCCGGCGGGGAGGAGGCCCGTTCGAAGGTCATCTCCGAGCTACAGACCACGGCGATCACGGACCCCGTCGGAAACGGCCCGTTCAAGTTCGAAGACGCCGACAGCCAGCGCACGCTACTCACGAAGTACGAGGACCACCCGGACGCGGGCAACATCAACTTCCCGAAGATGGAGTACCTCTACATGCCGACGAACCAGAAGCGCTGGAACGCGCTCATCAACGACCGGACCGACGGTTCGGCGACGCTGTTCATGCCCGCGAACAAGCTCAAGCAGCTACCGGAGCACACCCACGTCGGTCTCATCCCGCGCCACTGGGGGCTCGGCCTGGTGTTCAACTTCCGCAACGAGCACCTCGCGAAGCCCGAGGTCCGCAAGGCGCTCGCCTACGTCATCGATCGGAAGTCCGTCGCGAAGAACTCCGGTGCCGGGACGGACTCGAAGCTCCCGGTGAAGTACCCGAGCGGCCTCACCGGTCAGTTCAGCGGCGCGATCGAGGACCGGTGGCTGAAGGGCGTCGCTGACACGTTCGAGAAGTACCAGCCAGATCCCGCGAAGGCGACCGAACTGCTCGAGTCGGCCGGCTACGCGAAGGAGGGCGGCACGTGGAAGGACGGCAGCGGCGCGGCGCTCCAGCTCGACATCTCCGCGCCCGCGGGCTTCACCGACTGGGTGGCCGGCGCGAAGACCGTCACGAGCCAGCTCTCGTCGTTCGGGATCAAGTCCCAGCTCAACGCGCAGGACACCTCGACCTACTGGGGGAAGGTGTACACGAACCACGAGTTCACCATCGGCCTGCAGGGGTGGGCGGACTACGACAACAGCTACCCGTACTTCCACTTCGACTTCCTGTTCAACAGCACCGACGCCAACGACTACTGGAAGGTGCCCGAGCGCTTCGAGGTCCCCCCGCTGTCGGACCCGTCGGGCGAGCCGCGGTCGGTCACGCCCGGCGAACTGGTGACGACGCTCACCGAGAGCAGCGGCGAGGCCGCGCTGAAGCAGATCCAGGAACTCGCCTGGATCACCAACCAGACGCTCCCGGTGCTCCCGCTCCAGGAGAAACTCGCCCAGACGTTCCTCACCTCCGACGACTGGAACGTCCCCCCGGCGGACAGCGAGAAGATCCAGCTGTACTGGCCGACGGAGTGGCTCCCGCGCACGGGCGACTGGACGGCCAAACAGGGGTAA
- a CDS encoding ABC transporter permease, with amino-acid sequence MSYLLRRTGQAVFTVFAVVSLSFGIVRLLPGGPADYLRAQLIQQGGGLTQEQINQRIAAQTNIATDEPLYVQYVDYVWDVLHLDFGTSIWYNEPVTAVLGPALPWTVFLMASALFVQFVIGVSLGAFMAYREGSRFDTGATAVSLVSNSIPFYVIGLLFIAFLGYRFDLFPTGGRYASSVPVGPNLDFVLSVLYHGALPILSLVVASFGGWALTMRGNSIRVLGEDYLRVARLRGLPERRIALRYVGRNAILPMYTGLLISIGFMFGGSVILEQIFAYPGVGYYLIQAIGQRDYPVMMGAFMIIAVAVTIGVFVADLTYGYVDPRAKGGENSESY; translated from the coding sequence ATGAGCTATCTCCTCCGTCGCACCGGGCAGGCGGTGTTCACCGTCTTCGCGGTCGTCTCGCTGTCGTTCGGCATCGTCCGCCTCCTCCCGGGGGGGCCGGCCGACTACCTCCGGGCGCAGCTCATCCAGCAGGGCGGCGGCCTCACGCAGGAGCAGATCAACCAGCGCATCGCCGCGCAGACCAACATCGCCACCGACGAGCCGCTGTACGTCCAGTACGTCGACTACGTCTGGGACGTTCTCCACCTCGACTTCGGGACCTCCATCTGGTACAACGAGCCGGTGACCGCCGTCCTCGGCCCGGCGCTACCGTGGACCGTCTTCCTGATGGCGTCGGCGCTGTTCGTTCAATTCGTCATCGGCGTCTCGCTGGGCGCGTTCATGGCCTACCGGGAGGGGAGCCGCTTCGACACGGGGGCGACGGCGGTGTCGCTCGTCTCGAACTCCATCCCCTTCTACGTCATCGGACTCCTGTTCATCGCGTTCCTGGGGTACCGGTTCGACCTGTTCCCGACGGGCGGTCGGTACGCGTCGAGCGTCCCGGTCGGCCCGAACCTCGACTTCGTCCTGAGCGTCCTGTATCACGGCGCGCTCCCCATCCTCTCGCTGGTCGTCGCCAGCTTCGGCGGCTGGGCGCTGACGATGCGGGGCAACAGCATCCGCGTCCTCGGCGAGGACTACCTCCGGGTCGCGCGCCTGCGCGGCCTGCCCGAGCGCCGCATCGCGCTCCGGTACGTCGGGCGGAACGCCATCCTCCCCATGTACACGGGGCTGCTCATCTCGATCGGGTTCATGTTCGGCGGGTCGGTCATCCTCGAGCAGATCTTCGCCTACCCCGGCGTCGGCTACTACCTCATCCAGGCCATCGGGCAGCGGGACTACCCCGTGATGATGGGGGCGTTCATGATCATCGCCGTCGCCGTCACCATCGGCGTGTTCGTCGCCGACCTGACGTACGGCTACGTCGATCCGCGGGCGAAGGGAGGTGAGAACAGTGAGTCCTACTGA
- a CDS encoding ABC transporter permease: MSPTEGTGANAAQSDFETVAGTNLSRRERYRRSFEEVVVAPASIVMSDRRALFSAVIIAGYVLMGTVGVLLVPEPQPNQGPALLGAFYSLAHPLGTTYSGVDIFAQIVHATPSMLVMVLSGAVFSVALGTVLGTVSGYKGGTVDSVIMTFTDVAMTLPGLVLVIVLAGALREALTGNPAVIGVLLAINAWAGLARSIRSQVLTLRDAPYVEASRILGIPTRKIIAVDILPNLMPYVTMNFVQQARNVIFGSVALYFLGILPYSEANWGVMMDNAYSQAGAVSSPAAFHWLLMPMLAVIGLALALTMFAQAADRLFNPRVRARHLSRTATDEDVDDRSTDARSTGVVR, translated from the coding sequence GTGAGTCCTACTGAGGGGACCGGCGCGAACGCCGCCCAGTCGGACTTCGAGACCGTCGCCGGCACGAACCTCTCGCGGCGCGAGCGCTACCGGCGATCGTTCGAGGAGGTCGTCGTCGCGCCCGCGAGCATCGTCATGAGCGACCGGCGCGCGCTGTTCTCCGCGGTGATCATCGCCGGGTACGTGCTGATGGGCACCGTCGGCGTGCTGCTCGTCCCCGAACCGCAACCCAATCAGGGACCGGCGCTTCTCGGCGCGTTCTACAGCCTGGCGCACCCGCTGGGAACGACGTACTCGGGGGTCGACATCTTCGCGCAGATCGTCCACGCGACGCCGTCGATGCTCGTCATGGTCCTGTCGGGCGCGGTGTTCTCGGTCGCCCTCGGCACCGTCCTGGGGACCGTCTCCGGCTACAAGGGCGGCACCGTCGACAGCGTCATCATGACGTTCACCGACGTCGCCATGACTCTCCCCGGCCTCGTGCTCGTCATCGTCCTCGCGGGCGCGTTGCGGGAAGCTCTCACCGGCAACCCGGCCGTGATCGGCGTCCTGCTCGCGATCAACGCGTGGGCGGGGCTGGCGCGCTCGATCCGCTCGCAGGTGTTGACCCTGCGCGACGCGCCCTACGTGGAGGCCTCGCGCATCCTCGGCATCCCGACGCGGAAGATCATCGCGGTCGACATCCTTCCGAACCTCATGCCGTACGTCACCATGAACTTCGTCCAGCAGGCCCGGAACGTCATCTTCGGCTCCGTCGCGCTGTACTTCCTCGGCATCCTGCCGTACAGCGAAGCGAACTGGGGCGTGATGATGGACAACGCGTACAGCCAGGCCGGCGCGGTCTCCTCCCCGGCGGCGTTCCACTGGTTGTTGATGCCGATGCTCGCCGTCATCGGCCTCGCGCTGGCGCTCACGATGTTCGCGCAGGCCGCGGATCGCCTGTTCAACCCCCGCGTCCGCGCTCGACACCTCTCCCGGACGGCGACCGACGAGGACGTCGACGACAGGTCGACCGACGCCCGCTCGACGGGGGTGGTCCGCTGA
- a CDS encoding dipeptide ABC transporter ATP-binding protein has product MATTGQRRDEAAESDTIIEIRNTEVTFEMDRGVSRVLNGVDLDVKRQEIVGVVGESGSGKSMLASAMLDAVEEPGRLTGEVTYYPPDGDPIDVLNLSEAELKRLRWEEIAMVFQGAMSSFNPTMTIASHFEETLKAHDADVGAGMDRARQLLSDLYLDPERVLESYPHELSGGMSQRALIALSLILEPNVLVMDEPTAALDLLMQRSILSLLSELQEKYDLTVVFITHDLPLVAGLADRLAVMYAFELVEVGPADELVRDATHPYTRALLKAVPNLDAPLETMDSIAGSAPDPVNIPSGCTYADRCPLADDQCRSVDPPMYDADDDGHVVACHHWTEASEAVDYDLGSLDDEVDAAGRTGTAATVETQEGAGSTHDRVDDSDAVVSLDDVEVHFEKEQGFLEGLFNDPETVGAVDGISLAVPERDVVALVGESGCGKTTLGKTAIGVQRPTGGSVRYRGRDVWEVRDGGGDIPFGEIRKSLQIIHQDPGSALNPNRTVMKTLAAPLKQWQPDLGSEDRQARILRMLERVGMKPATDYAHRFPHQLSGGEQQRVALVRALLMNPDLVLADEAVSALDVSLRVEMMDLLLELQEEFGTSYLFISHNLSNARYLAETAGGRVGIMYLGELVEVGPAEEVLRNPRHPYTRVLRWATADLDPGDVVEEPPVRDIDIPDPVDPPSGCRFHTRCPNVVPPEGMEIDQAVYNEIMSLRHALDERSAELFGEDPTGATVDDLRERAFDETLPDPHRERVDEALAAVVDGDWERASAGLREHYESVCERDRPAATAGGHPVACHLYDPDRPGEPTGFAD; this is encoded by the coding sequence ATGGCGACGACCGGCCAGCGCCGCGACGAGGCCGCGGAGAGCGACACGATCATCGAGATACGGAACACCGAGGTGACCTTCGAGATGGACCGCGGGGTCTCCCGGGTGCTGAACGGCGTCGACCTCGACGTGAAGCGCCAGGAGATCGTCGGCGTCGTCGGGGAGTCGGGGTCGGGCAAGTCGATGCTCGCCTCCGCGATGCTCGACGCCGTCGAGGAGCCGGGTCGCCTCACCGGCGAGGTCACCTACTACCCGCCGGACGGCGATCCGATCGACGTGCTGAACCTCTCGGAGGCGGAACTGAAGCGCCTCCGCTGGGAGGAGATCGCGATGGTGTTCCAGGGGGCGATGAGTTCGTTCAACCCGACGATGACCATCGCGAGCCACTTCGAGGAGACGCTGAAGGCCCACGACGCCGACGTCGGAGCGGGGATGGACCGCGCCCGCCAGTTGCTCTCCGATCTCTACCTCGACCCGGAGCGGGTGCTCGAGTCCTACCCGCACGAGCTGAGCGGCGGGATGAGCCAGCGGGCGCTCATCGCCCTGTCGCTGATCCTCGAGCCGAACGTGCTCGTGATGGACGAGCCGACCGCCGCGCTCGACCTCCTCATGCAGCGGTCCATCCTCTCGCTGCTATCCGAGCTACAGGAGAAGTACGACCTCACCGTCGTCTTCATCACCCACGACCTCCCGCTGGTCGCCGGGCTCGCCGATCGCCTCGCGGTGATGTACGCCTTCGAACTCGTCGAGGTCGGTCCGGCGGACGAACTCGTCCGGGACGCCACGCACCCCTACACCCGGGCGCTGTTGAAGGCGGTGCCGAACCTCGACGCCCCGCTCGAGACGATGGACTCCATCGCGGGGAGCGCGCCCGACCCGGTGAACATCCCGTCCGGGTGCACCTACGCCGACCGGTGTCCCCTCGCCGACGACCAGTGTCGATCCGTCGATCCGCCGATGTACGACGCCGACGACGACGGTCACGTCGTCGCCTGTCACCACTGGACGGAGGCGAGCGAGGCGGTCGACTACGACCTCGGGTCGCTCGACGACGAGGTCGACGCGGCGGGGCGAACCGGGACGGCCGCGACGGTCGAGACGCAAGAAGGAGCCGGATCGACCCACGACCGCGTCGACGACAGCGACGCGGTCGTCTCGCTCGACGACGTCGAAGTCCACTTCGAGAAGGAACAGGGATTCCTCGAGGGGTTGTTCAACGACCCCGAGACGGTCGGCGCGGTCGACGGCATCAGTCTCGCGGTTCCCGAGCGCGACGTCGTCGCGCTCGTCGGCGAGTCGGGCTGCGGGAAGACGACGCTCGGCAAGACCGCCATCGGCGTCCAGCGTCCCACCGGCGGGAGCGTGCGCTACCGCGGTCGGGACGTGTGGGAGGTGAGAGACGGCGGCGGCGACATCCCCTTCGGGGAGATCCGGAAGTCGCTCCAGATCATCCACCAGGACCCGGGGAGCGCACTGAACCCGAACCGGACGGTGATGAAGACGCTCGCCGCGCCGCTGAAGCAGTGGCAACCGGACCTGGGGAGCGAGGACCGCCAGGCGCGCATCCTCCGGATGCTGGAGCGCGTCGGCATGAAGCCCGCGACGGACTACGCACACCGCTTCCCGCACCAGTTGAGCGGCGGGGAGCAACAGCGGGTCGCGCTCGTCCGCGCGCTGCTGATGAACCCCGACCTCGTCCTCGCGGACGAGGCGGTGTCGGCGCTCGACGTCTCCCTCCGGGTGGAGATGATGGACCTGCTGCTCGAACTCCAGGAGGAGTTCGGCACCTCCTACCTGTTCATCTCGCACAACCTCTCGAACGCGCGGTACCTCGCCGAGACGGCCGGCGGCCGCGTCGGCATCATGTACCTCGGCGAACTGGTCGAGGTCGGGCCGGCCGAGGAGGTGCTCCGAAACCCGCGACACCCCTACACGAGGGTGCTCCGGTGGGCGACCGCCGACCTCGACCCCGGCGACGTCGTCGAGGAACCGCCCGTGCGTGACATCGACATCCCCGACCCCGTCGATCCGCCGAGCGGCTGTCGGTTCCACACGCGCTGTCCGAACGTCGTTCCGCCGGAAGGAATGGAGATCGACCAGGCGGTGTACAACGAGATCATGAGCCTGCGCCACGCGCTCGACGAGCGTTCGGCCGAACTGTTCGGCGAGGACCCGACCGGAGCCACGGTCGACGACCTGCGGGAACGCGCCTTCGACGAGACGCTCCCCGATCCGCACCGCGAGCGCGTCGACGAGGCGCTCGCCGCGGTCGTCGACGGCGACTGGGAGCGCGCGAGCGCGGGGCTTCGCGAGCACTACGAGAGCGTCTGCGAGCGGGACCGGCCGGCGGCGACCGCGGGCGGCCATCCGGTCGCCTGTCACCTGTACGATCCCGACCGGCCGGGCGAACCGACGGGGTTCGCGGACTGA
- a CDS encoding TrmB family transcriptional regulator produces the protein MSRNGTVDDETLRRELHTFGLSEKEIETYLAVLDRGEATASTIADHADVSKRYVYSIASQLADRGLVQMNDHASPTTVRARPPSEAIARMSERLQSLTPTLEDRHAETEPLTARFQTVKSRQTALKYLRELIANAREEVFLCLPLSVHESVAQDLADAVDRDVLVIGLYSDAGPEPAAPSRFEGRASVVRTWTENTPFMLVADNYDAILGDADLLAGSHADETAVVLSEVHLAGSVLGSFIGSFWPVASQRFVTEPEPLPRRFASFRHAVVQTVLHLRAGTDPFVEVETAAGEELSGRVVDVRQSLVEPETGDFPVENGIIVETGDGGTASVGGPGAFVEDYTAETITVRRA, from the coding sequence ATGAGCCGGAACGGAACCGTCGACGACGAGACGCTCAGGCGCGAGTTGCACACCTTCGGCCTCTCGGAGAAGGAGATCGAGACCTACCTCGCCGTGCTCGACCGCGGGGAGGCGACCGCGAGCACGATCGCGGACCACGCCGACGTCTCGAAGCGGTACGTCTACAGCATCGCGTCGCAGCTGGCCGATCGGGGGCTCGTCCAGATGAACGATCACGCCTCGCCGACGACCGTCCGGGCGCGCCCGCCGTCGGAGGCGATCGCCCGGATGTCGGAGCGGCTCCAGTCGCTGACGCCGACGCTGGAGGACCGCCACGCGGAGACCGAGCCGCTGACCGCCCGGTTCCAGACGGTGAAGTCCCGACAGACCGCGCTGAAGTACCTCCGCGAACTGATCGCGAACGCCCGCGAGGAGGTCTTTCTCTGTCTCCCCCTCTCGGTGCACGAGTCGGTGGCCCAGGACCTCGCGGACGCCGTCGATCGCGACGTGCTGGTGATCGGTCTGTACAGCGACGCGGGACCGGAGCCGGCGGCCCCGTCCCGCTTCGAGGGACGCGCCAGCGTCGTCCGCACGTGGACGGAGAACACCCCCTTCATGCTCGTCGCCGACAACTACGACGCCATCCTCGGCGACGCCGACCTCCTCGCCGGCTCCCACGCCGACGAGACCGCCGTCGTACTCTCGGAGGTCCACCTCGCCGGGTCCGTCCTCGGCTCGTTCATCGGGAGCTTCTGGCCCGTCGCGAGCCAGCGGTTCGTGACGGAGCCCGAACCCCTCCCCCGCCGGTTCGCGTCCTTCCGCCACGCGGTGGTCCAGACTGTGCTCCACCTCCGCGCCGGCACCGACCCGTTCGTCGAGGTGGAGACCGCGGCGGGGGAGGAACTGTCCGGTCGGGTCGTCGACGTCAGACAGAGCCTCGTCGAACCCGAAACCGGCGACTTCCCGGTCGAGAACGGGATCATCGTCGAGACCGGGGACGGCGGGACGGCCAGCGTCGGCGGTCCCGGCGCGTTCGTCGAGGACTACACGGCCGAAACGATCACCGTGCGGAGGGCGTGA